One Chroogloeocystis siderophila 5.2 s.c.1 DNA segment encodes these proteins:
- the csaB gene encoding polysaccharide pyruvyl transferase CsaB, with the protein MRVVLCGYYGKGNGGDEALLATLLQMLPNHVTPVVLSGNPQQTRDRYHVEACDRMNLFSVLQTLRQSDAFVWGGGSLLQDVTSAISPLYYGGLMILAQQLGLKTIAWAQGIGPLKRNTTVNLARRSFGKCTAVSVRDQGSAALLSEWGIPCTLAPDPVWALESASVPGLWDLPAPRVAVTLRSHPQLTATRLDNFTRALIDFQKATQTCILLVPFQQSQDLVIAEAVASKLPGVHKVLCLEDPQALKGVFRGVEMAIGMRLHSLIMAAAEGCRCFALSYDPKVSKLMIELDLPGWNLTEIPEDYYVICNTLLECYANGNSLTSDQIQSLVDRALMHQDLLEQVFSH; encoded by the coding sequence ATGCGAGTAGTTTTGTGTGGCTATTATGGTAAAGGCAACGGTGGCGATGAGGCTTTGCTTGCAACCTTATTGCAAATGCTACCAAACCATGTGACGCCAGTTGTCCTTTCGGGTAATCCACAACAGACGCGCGATCGCTATCACGTTGAAGCGTGCGATCGCATGAATTTGTTCAGCGTACTCCAAACTTTGCGCCAATCAGATGCATTCGTTTGGGGCGGTGGAAGTTTGCTTCAAGACGTCACGAGTGCGATTAGCCCGTTGTACTACGGTGGATTGATGATTCTAGCGCAACAGCTTGGATTGAAAACGATCGCTTGGGCGCAGGGAATTGGTCCATTAAAGCGCAATACGACAGTGAACCTAGCACGGCGATCTTTTGGCAAGTGTACGGCAGTGAGTGTTCGCGATCAGGGCAGTGCAGCTTTATTATCAGAGTGGGGAATTCCGTGTACTCTCGCCCCCGATCCAGTGTGGGCGTTAGAATCTGCATCCGTACCAGGGTTATGGGATTTACCTGCGCCGAGAGTCGCGGTAACTTTGCGATCGCATCCCCAATTAACTGCAACTCGCCTTGATAATTTCACGCGGGCGTTGATTGATTTTCAAAAAGCAACGCAAACTTGTATTTTGCTTGTGCCATTTCAGCAAAGTCAAGATTTGGTGATCGCCGAAGCTGTTGCATCAAAACTTCCTGGTGTTCATAAAGTTCTTTGTCTTGAAGATCCTCAAGCTTTAAAAGGGGTTTTCCGCGGTGTCGAAATGGCGATCGGAATGCGCCTCCACAGTCTAATTATGGCTGCGGCGGAAGGTTGTCGCTGTTTTGCCTTAAGTTACGATCCTAAAGTCAGTAAATTGATGATAGAACTTGATTTGCCAGGATGGAATTTAACTGAAATTCCAGAAGATTATTATGTAATTTGCAATACATTGCTCGAATGTTATGCCAACGGCAATTCTCTAACTTCTGATCAAATACAATCTTTGGTAGATCGAGCGTTGATGCATCAAGATTTACTAGAGCAAGTTTTCTCGCACTAG
- a CDS encoding DUF2499 domain-containing protein — MHALSIPTWIIHVSSVIEWIAAIWLIWTYGEVTHNRSWWALSVAMLPALVSAMCACTWHFFDNAESLEWLVTLQATMTVVGNFTLLIAAWLIWRSTTEGEVRGQESGVRDIGKN, encoded by the coding sequence ATGCACGCCCTGTCAATTCCAACTTGGATTATTCACGTTTCTAGTGTGATTGAATGGATTGCCGCAATTTGGTTAATCTGGACATATGGTGAAGTCACTCATAATCGTAGCTGGTGGGCTTTATCTGTTGCGATGTTACCCGCACTTGTAAGCGCGATGTGTGCTTGTACGTGGCATTTTTTTGATAATGCTGAGTCGCTAGAGTGGCTAGTGACACTGCAAGCGACAATGACAGTTGTTGGTAATTTCACGCTGTTGATTGCTGCGTGGTTGATTTGGCGTTCTACAACCGAAGGAGAGGTCAGAGGTCAGGAATCAGGAGTTAGGGATATAGGAAAGAACTAA
- a CDS encoding diguanylate cyclase: MRTSEQIKAEIEEKLGFFPPFFKPAQQNSKILENLWQQTCSAYLNNPLPTLFKEKLFAYLSRYCRVPYCIMCHSCSLYPLGMNATEVLTLLESPLPLAEIEINNHFRVLANATDNLISLSLNSAIEASLIYCSAFVFLGKDVSGYYQTKLAQILGSENYQYLVILIAHIKTCHAWMEAHPKVANEYAADKRVQDYLALLLNEEPNLASFFTQYQVQVRCESQNQLEHLADIAKRNQDKAMLRVKAIEVANQELKSEIVDYKQALDALAKTKEALRESEECFRSAFDYAAIGMALVAPNGTWLKVNRAICEIVGYSEQELLATNFQAITHPEDLDVDLHYARQLLSGEIRTYQLEKRYFHKLGHIVWILLSVSLVRDSHGDPLYFIAQIQDITARKQAVDALRESEERWQLALRGNNDGIWDWNVKTNQVFFSARWKEMLGYKEHEIADHLDEWTFRAHPDDIDWVKQVIQDHFAKKTPFYISEHRVLCKDGTYKWILDRGQALWDEAGKPVRMVGSFTDITHRKQAEAALQQANAQLKDLVDYLEQRNREIALFAEMSDVFQACLTVEEACRAIATLMPQLFPKITGAVFLNNAPQNLFTAVTTWGSAPLTSHNLFAPDDCWALRRGQSHFVKNTCSSLCCQHINHNLLPAESLCITLMAQGETLGMLYLSSPESGQLTQVKQQLAIAVAERISLSLANVKLRETLRDQSVRDPLTELFNRRYMVESLELELCRCDRQQQPLAIIMLDIDYFKRFNDTFGHKAGDLVLQKLAQVLQDSIRQSDIACRYGGEEFMLILPETTPEVAYQRAEQLRQEVKQLKVRHDRQLLSEITLSLGIACFPEHGSTPEELLRAADTALYRAKTEARDRVAFVRSPTF; the protein is encoded by the coding sequence ATGCGCACGAGTGAGCAAATCAAAGCTGAGATTGAGGAAAAACTAGGATTTTTCCCTCCCTTCTTCAAGCCTGCACAGCAGAATTCTAAGATCTTAGAAAACCTTTGGCAGCAAACTTGCAGCGCCTATCTCAATAATCCTTTACCAACTTTATTTAAAGAAAAGCTTTTTGCCTACCTCTCGCGTTATTGTCGCGTTCCCTACTGTATTATGTGCCATAGCTGCTCGTTGTACCCATTAGGGATGAACGCCACAGAAGTCTTAACGTTGCTCGAATCACCGCTTCCCTTAGCAGAAATCGAGATCAATAATCATTTTCGAGTGCTTGCCAATGCAACAGATAACTTAATAAGCTTGTCTTTAAATTCGGCGATCGAAGCCAGCCTCATTTATTGTTCAGCATTCGTTTTTCTCGGAAAAGATGTTTCTGGATACTACCAAACTAAATTGGCACAAATATTAGGATCTGAAAATTATCAATACTTAGTTATATTAATTGCCCACATCAAAACCTGTCATGCGTGGATGGAAGCGCACCCTAAAGTTGCCAATGAATACGCAGCCGACAAACGAGTCCAAGACTATCTTGCGCTACTCTTAAACGAAGAACCGAATTTAGCAAGCTTCTTTACGCAATACCAAGTACAAGTTCGATGCGAATCACAAAATCAATTAGAACATCTTGCTGACATTGCTAAACGCAATCAAGACAAAGCAATGTTACGTGTTAAGGCGATTGAAGTTGCTAACCAAGAACTGAAAAGCGAAATTGTCGATTATAAACAGGCGCTTGATGCGTTAGCAAAAACAAAAGAGGCGCTGCGAGAAAGTGAAGAATGCTTTCGGAGTGCGTTTGACTATGCAGCCATTGGCATGGCACTAGTAGCACCCAATGGAACATGGCTAAAAGTTAATCGTGCCATATGCGAGATTGTCGGTTATTCAGAGCAAGAATTATTGGCAACTAACTTTCAAGCAATTACGCATCCAGAGGATCTTGATGTCGATTTGCATTACGCGCGTCAATTGTTATCAGGCGAGATTCGCACTTATCAGCTAGAAAAGCGCTATTTTCACAAGCTAGGGCACATTGTCTGGATACTTTTAAGCGTCTCGTTAGTACGCGATTCGCACGGCGATCCGTTATACTTCATTGCGCAAATTCAGGATATTACAGCGCGTAAACAAGCAGTAGATGCGCTGCGAGAAAGTGAAGAACGTTGGCAACTGGCTTTGCGTGGAAACAATGATGGCATCTGGGATTGGAATGTCAAAACGAATCAAGTTTTCTTTTCGGCGCGGTGGAAAGAAATGTTAGGCTACAAAGAGCATGAAATTGCAGATCATTTAGATGAATGGACATTCCGCGCCCATCCTGACGATATTGACTGGGTAAAACAAGTAATTCAAGACCATTTTGCCAAAAAAACACCTTTCTATATCTCTGAGCATCGCGTACTGTGCAAAGATGGTACTTACAAATGGATTTTAGATCGCGGTCAAGCATTGTGGGACGAAGCAGGTAAGCCAGTACGCATGGTTGGCTCATTTACAGACATTACCCACCGCAAGCAAGCAGAAGCCGCTTTACAGCAAGCAAACGCGCAACTTAAAGATTTGGTGGATTATCTGGAACAACGTAACCGCGAGATTGCGCTATTTGCAGAAATGAGTGATGTTTTTCAAGCGTGTCTTACCGTTGAGGAAGCTTGTCGCGCGATCGCTACCCTTATGCCGCAGCTATTTCCCAAAATAACGGGTGCTGTGTTTTTGAATAATGCACCACAAAATCTGTTTACAGCGGTGACAACGTGGGGCTCAGCCCCCCTAACGAGTCATAACTTATTTGCACCGGATGATTGTTGGGCACTACGGCGCGGGCAATCGCATTTTGTTAAGAATACCTGTAGCAGTTTATGCTGCCAACATATTAATCACAACTTATTGCCTGCTGAATCACTCTGCATAACACTGATGGCGCAAGGTGAAACACTAGGGATGCTGTATTTAAGTTCGCCAGAATCTGGGCAACTAACACAAGTCAAGCAACAGCTTGCGATCGCCGTAGCAGAACGAATTTCACTTTCTTTAGCAAACGTCAAACTCCGCGAAACGTTGCGCGATCAAAGTGTTCGCGATCCCTTAACCGAGTTATTTAATCGTCGTTACATGGTAGAGTCGCTCGAATTAGAACTTTGTCGCTGCGATCGCCAACAGCAACCACTAGCAATTATCATGCTTGATATTGACTACTTCAAGCGCTTCAATGACACATTTGGTCATAAAGCCGGCGATCTTGTTTTACAAAAATTAGCGCAAGTTTTGCAAGATTCGATTCGTCAATCAGATATTGCTTGCCGTTATGGCGGTGAAGAATTTATGCTAATTTTACCTGAAACAACTCCAGAGGTGGCGTATCAGCGCGCAGAGCAACTCCGGCAAGAAGTTAAGCAGTTGAAAGTGCGGCACGATCGCCAACTCCTTAGTGAAATCACTCTTTCGTTAGGAATTGCCTGCTTTCCCGAACATGGTTCTACTCCAGAAGAACTCTTACGCGCTGCGGATACAGCACTATACCGTGCTAAAACTGAGGCACGCGATCGCGTTGCTTTTGTACGATCGCCAACCTTTTAA
- a CDS encoding sigma-70 family RNA polymerase sigma factor, translating into MRSRQDIVEIFSSFIQFNADRFSNWATDPKLRRSMQNSLARSPQATIKENFWALYWYKLWLVQPQSLAFGHLYAYLQEAGYWAAQSVVTNFTSSQHTIADCFQIVIAKVDKILQGFNSQQGYNLKNYASAIFTSTIKETLRQRQEVDICTDWSLLRKLSHKRLEAALQNAGISPEKVTSYLLAWNCFKTIYIPTQASATRQLAKPDSATWDAIAKLYDSQNPGTPVRQAETLEQWMLACAKAARSYLYPTVASINTPKPGQDTGEWLDNLPELQGESLLTNIITQEEIESRQTQQKQISEVLVAAIAQLDMQAQHILRLYYGEALTQQQMAVQLDIKQYTISRRLTKCREELLKALAQWCKDLHISLTSDVLKDISAVLDEWLQGHYGQTDMAAGVEDTSATLADLKSPRE; encoded by the coding sequence ATGCGTTCTCGTCAAGATATTGTTGAGATCTTTTCGTCTTTTATCCAGTTCAATGCCGATCGCTTTAGCAATTGGGCGACTGATCCTAAACTGCGACGAAGTATGCAAAATTCTTTGGCGCGATCGCCGCAAGCAACAATAAAGGAAAACTTTTGGGCGCTTTATTGGTATAAACTGTGGCTAGTACAACCGCAAAGCCTTGCATTTGGACACTTGTATGCTTACTTACAAGAAGCTGGTTACTGGGCGGCGCAAAGTGTTGTAACGAATTTTACGAGTAGCCAACATACGATCGCTGATTGTTTTCAAATTGTGATCGCCAAAGTTGATAAAATTCTCCAAGGCTTTAACTCGCAGCAAGGCTATAACCTGAAAAACTACGCGAGTGCGATCTTTACTAGCACCATCAAAGAAACCCTCCGTCAGCGTCAAGAAGTCGATATTTGTACAGATTGGAGTTTACTGCGCAAACTGAGTCATAAACGACTAGAAGCCGCATTGCAAAATGCAGGAATATCACCAGAAAAAGTTACCAGTTACCTGCTAGCGTGGAATTGCTTCAAAACAATCTATATTCCGACACAAGCAAGCGCAACGCGACAACTTGCAAAACCTGATTCAGCAACGTGGGATGCGATCGCTAAGTTGTACGATTCGCAAAATCCTGGTACACCCGTCCGTCAAGCAGAAACACTAGAACAATGGATGCTAGCGTGTGCCAAAGCTGCGCGTTCTTATCTTTATCCTACTGTTGCTTCGATTAATACTCCTAAACCAGGACAAGATACGGGGGAATGGTTAGATAATTTACCCGAATTGCAAGGCGAATCTTTACTTACAAATATCATTACGCAAGAAGAAATAGAAAGTAGACAGACGCAGCAAAAGCAAATTAGTGAGGTGTTAGTAGCTGCGATCGCTCAACTCGATATGCAAGCACAACATATATTGCGACTTTACTACGGTGAAGCGCTAACGCAACAGCAAATGGCTGTACAGCTTGATATTAAACAATATACAATTTCGCGGCGGTTGACAAAATGTCGAGAAGAATTGCTAAAAGCACTAGCACAATGGTGTAAAGATTTGCATATTTCGCTAACTTCCGACGTACTAAAAGATATCAGCGCAGTTCTAGACGAGTGGCTACAAGGTCACTATGGCCAAACTGATATGGCAGCGGGCGTGGAGGACACCTCCGCGACATTAGCTGACCTGAAATCTCCAAGGGAGTAA
- a CDS encoding DUF3593 domain-containing protein, with amino-acid sequence MIQDVSFLIHPSKETLFALSLFPYLGFLWFLTRTPQMPRLALIGFYCTLVFVGVTIPAGIYAQVHYGESLANVDWLHGGAEFFLTLSNILVVLGFRQAIKEREAKS; translated from the coding sequence ATGATTCAAGATGTCTCGTTCCTTATACACCCTTCCAAAGAAACGCTATTTGCGTTATCGTTGTTTCCTTACTTGGGTTTTTTATGGTTTCTCACGCGTACTCCCCAAATGCCACGTTTAGCATTGATTGGCTTTTACTGCACATTAGTATTTGTTGGTGTCACCATTCCTGCTGGAATTTATGCTCAAGTTCACTATGGTGAATCATTAGCAAACGTTGATTGGTTACACGGAGGTGCAGAATTTTTCTTGACGCTATCGAATATTTTAGTCGTGCTAGGCTTCCGACAAGCCATCAAAGAAAGAGAAGCAAAAAGTTAA
- a CDS encoding DUF1822 family protein, whose protein sequence is MTFDSLLTAAKPTQLWLEISPDDQSQAWQHQMYSTPSSRWNATLNCITLNTFLSWLRTECAPQAKVFPHRAALASIWEFVNGVAIVWETTKIVLIPSETIDTVELRVPQEWIDIPEWTADYYLGVQINPDDRWIKVWGYTTHQQLRTNGHYDASDRTYSLDEDELIADINILWVAQQLGITEATKSAIAPLALPQTQVENLIQRLGNPEIIIPRLEIPFTIWGAILAHGGWRQRLYERRQGLPEQWSILQWLRSGISDVAQQIGWQQVELQPSLARSRSLESTPASVALSRQLVIAGQQYELRITQQDAEQWRFELRNTSMGALIPEGIKLRLLTEDLQNFENNEDTATTAVEQIFVEVALEPGEGIVWEIEPTPEGYEREILRF, encoded by the coding sequence ATGACATTTGATTCGCTTCTCACAGCGGCTAAGCCTACTCAATTATGGCTCGAAATCTCTCCTGACGATCAGTCTCAAGCTTGGCAACATCAGATGTATTCCACTCCTAGTAGTCGTTGGAACGCTACTTTAAATTGCATTACGCTCAATACTTTTTTATCTTGGCTACGCACAGAATGCGCCCCACAAGCAAAAGTTTTTCCTCATCGGGCGGCTTTAGCAAGTATTTGGGAATTTGTCAACGGTGTCGCCATTGTCTGGGAAACAACAAAAATAGTACTGATTCCTAGCGAAACAATTGATACAGTAGAATTACGCGTACCGCAAGAATGGATTGATATCCCTGAATGGACAGCAGATTATTACTTGGGAGTGCAAATCAATCCTGATGATCGCTGGATAAAAGTTTGGGGATACACAACACACCAGCAACTCAGAACAAACGGACATTATGATGCAAGCGATCGCACTTACAGCTTAGATGAAGATGAACTCATTGCAGACATCAATATTCTCTGGGTTGCGCAGCAACTCGGCATTACCGAAGCAACAAAAAGCGCGATCGCACCTTTAGCACTACCGCAAACCCAAGTAGAAAATTTAATTCAGCGTTTGGGCAATCCTGAGATTATCATACCGCGACTAGAGATTCCCTTTACCATTTGGGGAGCAATCCTGGCGCATGGTGGATGGCGACAGCGCTTGTACGAACGCCGTCAAGGATTACCGGAGCAATGGTCAATTTTACAGTGGTTGCGATCAGGAATTTCTGATGTGGCGCAACAAATTGGTTGGCAACAAGTCGAACTGCAACCGAGTTTGGCGCGATCGCGTTCTCTAGAAAGTACACCTGCATCTGTAGCATTATCTCGTCAACTTGTCATTGCAGGACAACAATACGAGTTACGCATAACGCAACAAGATGCGGAACAATGGCGCTTTGAATTACGCAATACTTCGATGGGTGCTTTAATTCCTGAAGGCATCAAATTAAGATTGCTAACCGAGGATTTACAAAATTTTGAGAACAATGAAGATACGGCTACAACAGCCGTTGAACAAATATTTGTCGAAGTGGCACTTGAACCTGGCGAAGGAATTGTCTGGGAAATCGAACCGACTCCCGAAGGCTATGAAAGAGAGATCCTCAGGTTTTGA
- a CDS encoding bacteriorhodopsin, producing MFSWNLPTNLLSSYNFIAQTVVVPEGTIMENLLTYSPVQHQLISHLLTLGVSAMAVGFVYFITTNKRSSPRFQPSSTLSAVVMVSAFLILGLQLLEWLSAFAFDGQVWGLGVGTAERYTESTFSNGYRYLNWSIDVPCLLTQMLFVIDVTPGRFRKLRFRFITAGLLMIYTGYIGQYFEITNTGWFLFWGAVSTVFYIYILYMVGNLIFKSRENLPHQAYKTMGTVWWLILVAWTLYPLAYLVPWAWKAFPAWGAWAAVTRQFLYTMADIFSKVIYGVLLSSVAQARSAAEGYEPAIQVQIDGGAASREYIERNAHRESTRVE from the coding sequence GTGTTTAGTTGGAATTTACCAACAAACTTACTAAGTTCGTACAATTTCATAGCACAAACCGTAGTTGTACCAGAAGGTACAATTATGGAAAATCTATTGACTTACTCGCCAGTACAGCACCAATTGATATCGCATTTATTAACACTTGGTGTGAGTGCAATGGCGGTAGGTTTTGTTTACTTTATTACAACAAATAAACGTTCCTCACCACGCTTTCAGCCATCATCAACGCTATCAGCGGTTGTCATGGTATCAGCTTTTTTGATTTTGGGCTTGCAACTGTTGGAGTGGCTGTCAGCGTTTGCCTTTGATGGACAAGTTTGGGGCTTGGGTGTCGGTACCGCAGAAAGATATACAGAAAGTACTTTCTCGAATGGCTATCGTTACCTCAATTGGTCGATTGATGTACCGTGTTTGCTGACTCAGATGTTGTTTGTGATTGATGTAACACCTGGTCGTTTCCGCAAGTTGCGGTTTCGCTTCATTACTGCTGGCTTGTTGATGATTTATACCGGATACATCGGGCAATATTTTGAAATTACAAATACGGGTTGGTTTCTCTTTTGGGGGGCGGTAAGCACGGTTTTCTATATTTATATTCTCTACATGGTAGGGAATTTAATCTTCAAATCGCGCGAAAATTTACCTCACCAAGCCTATAAAACTATGGGGACAGTTTGGTGGTTAATTTTAGTTGCCTGGACGCTTTATCCATTAGCATACTTAGTTCCTTGGGCTTGGAAAGCTTTCCCAGCATGGGGGGCATGGGCAGCCGTAACACGACAGTTTCTCTATACAATGGCAGATATCTTTTCTAAAGTTATTTATGGTGTCTTGCTATCGAGTGTAGCGCAAGCTCGTAGTGCTGCAGAAGGATATGAACCTGCAATTCAAGTTCAGATTGATGGTGGTGCGGCAAGTAGAGAATATATCGAACGCAATGCGCATCGCGAGTCAACTAGAGTTGAGTAG
- a CDS encoding CHAT domain-containing protein, with the protein MSARYSPLIWAAATLTPLVILSSATLPVMAVTADTNAMQLMQQGINLYQDEQFSAAVKVLQQAVAVFRSEGDRRHQAQALNYLTLVYQELGQWTLATSAIADSLKLLPTQPNGQYLPVLAQALNTQGHLQLAQGQAQKALETWQQATTAYDRIGDHAGSIGSQINQIQALKALGLYRRALTNLNSVKQTLQQQPDSLIKTTGLRSLGNVLRVIGDLPQSETVLRESLAVAQKVRSPQNESAALLSLANTLRAQQNSQAALIYYQQAASVTNSPSQKIQARLNQLSLLVETQQVLDAQALLPEIQSLIASIPTSRTAVNSRINLAQSLLCLKQQQQRQTQVESSPIVQQCVNEIVGEKAQAELSSLPSWSEIGQILATAVQQAQTLQDQRAEAQALGYLGALYQQTQQWSEAQKLTEQALLLAQTINASDIAYRWQWQLGRVLNVTGKTQQAIASYTDAVSSLKSLRNDLVGINPELQFSFRDSVEPVYRELVSLLLRSPSTTSQIAQARDTIEALQVAEIENFFRTACLDTHPVQIDQVDSSAAVLYPIILGDRLEVIVSLPKQPLRHYATPLPANRVESIVEGLRQTVFTQTSRRYLPFAAEVYNWLIRPVATDLENSSVKTIVFVLDGAMRNIPMGVLYDGQQYLVEKYSIAITPGLQLLDPQPLARERLKALTAGLTEARESFAALPNVKLELEQIQSEVPSRVLLNQEFTTNTLQNEVQSSPVPVVHLATHGQFSSKAEETFILSWDSEIDVNELNTILRTRGDNRRKAIELLVLSACETVAGDKRAALGLAGMAVRAGARSTLATLWSVSDVATASLMGQFYKEYANTSVTKAEALRRAQQTLLKDSKYEHPYFWAAYVLVGNWL; encoded by the coding sequence ATGTCTGCTAGATACTCACCACTGATCTGGGCTGCTGCTACCTTGACACCTCTCGTCATCTTGAGTTCTGCCACACTTCCTGTTATGGCTGTTACAGCAGATACCAACGCAATGCAACTGATGCAACAAGGAATTAATTTATACCAAGATGAACAATTTAGCGCAGCAGTAAAAGTTTTACAACAAGCTGTTGCAGTATTTCGTAGTGAAGGTGATCGCCGCCATCAAGCCCAAGCACTCAATTATCTTACGCTGGTTTATCAAGAACTCGGACAGTGGACACTTGCCACATCTGCGATCGCAGACAGCTTAAAACTTTTGCCAACGCAGCCCAATGGGCAATATTTACCTGTACTCGCCCAAGCCCTGAATACTCAAGGACACTTGCAACTTGCACAAGGACAAGCCCAAAAAGCTTTAGAAACTTGGCAACAAGCAACAACGGCTTATGATAGGATTGGTGATCACGCAGGGAGCATCGGTAGCCAAATTAATCAAATCCAAGCGCTTAAAGCCTTAGGTCTTTATCGCCGTGCTTTGACCAACTTAAATTCTGTTAAACAAACACTGCAACAACAACCAGATTCTTTAATTAAAACAACGGGTTTACGGAGTTTAGGTAACGTTTTACGCGTAATTGGCGATCTACCGCAGTCTGAAACCGTATTACGCGAAAGTTTAGCCGTCGCGCAAAAAGTGCGATCTCCTCAAAACGAAAGCGCTGCTTTACTCAGTCTCGCTAATACTCTACGCGCCCAACAAAACTCACAAGCTGCGCTGATTTACTATCAACAAGCTGCTAGCGTTACAAACTCTCCTAGCCAAAAAATCCAAGCGCGGCTTAATCAACTGAGTTTACTAGTAGAAACGCAGCAAGTGTTGGACGCCCAAGCCTTATTACCAGAAATCCAAAGTTTAATAGCTAGCATACCTACAAGTCGTACCGCAGTCAATAGCCGCATCAATTTAGCACAAAGTCTCCTTTGTTTGAAGCAACAGCAACAAAGACAAACACAAGTAGAATCTTCCCCAATTGTGCAGCAGTGTGTGAATGAAATAGTGGGAGAAAAAGCCCAGGCGGAATTATCTTCACTACCATCTTGGTCAGAAATTGGGCAAATTCTAGCAACTGCTGTACAACAAGCCCAAACATTACAAGACCAACGCGCTGAGGCGCAAGCCCTCGGTTATTTAGGAGCATTATATCAACAAACGCAGCAGTGGTCTGAAGCGCAAAAACTTACTGAGCAAGCATTGTTACTCGCGCAAACAATTAATGCTTCAGATATTGCCTATCGTTGGCAATGGCAGTTAGGTCGCGTACTCAATGTTACAGGTAAAACGCAACAAGCGATCGCATCTTATACCGATGCCGTCAGTAGCCTTAAGTCTTTGCGCAACGACTTGGTTGGAATTAACCCAGAGTTGCAATTTTCGTTTCGTGATAGTGTCGAACCTGTGTATCGCGAGTTAGTGAGTTTATTGCTGCGATCGCCATCCACCACAAGTCAAATCGCGCAAGCAAGGGATACAATCGAAGCGCTGCAAGTTGCTGAAATTGAAAACTTCTTTCGCACTGCGTGTTTAGATACTCACCCCGTACAAATCGATCAAGTCGATTCTTCTGCTGCGGTGCTTTATCCGATTATTTTAGGCGATCGCTTAGAAGTTATCGTCTCACTCCCCAAGCAACCACTACGCCACTACGCGACACCCTTACCCGCCAACCGCGTCGAAAGTATCGTTGAAGGATTGCGTCAAACCGTATTTACGCAAACATCGCGCCGGTATTTACCCTTTGCGGCTGAAGTCTACAATTGGTTAATTCGCCCAGTAGCCACAGATTTAGAAAACAGTAGCGTAAAAACGATTGTGTTTGTTTTAGATGGCGCGATGCGTAATATTCCGATGGGAGTACTGTATGACGGTCAACAGTATTTAGTCGAAAAATACAGCATTGCCATTACACCAGGCTTACAACTTCTCGATCCGCAGCCACTAGCGCGAGAAAGACTCAAAGCCCTAACCGCAGGACTTACCGAAGCCCGCGAAAGCTTTGCGGCGCTTCCTAATGTTAAACTCGAACTCGAACAAATTCAATCTGAAGTACCGAGTCGCGTTCTCCTCAATCAGGAATTTACAACAAATACACTGCAAAATGAAGTTCAATCTTCTCCAGTTCCGGTAGTCCATCTAGCAACTCACGGACAGTTTAGTTCTAAAGCTGAAGAAACATTTATTCTTAGCTGGGATAGCGAAATTGATGTCAATGAGTTAAATACTATTTTGCGGACGAGAGGAGATAATCGGCGAAAGGCGATTGAATTACTTGTTTTAAGTGCGTGTGAAACCGTTGCCGGAGATAAACGCGCCGCGTTAGGGCTTGCGGGTATGGCTGTACGCGCTGGTGCTCGTAGTACACTAGCAACACTGTGGTCTGTGAGTGATGTTGCGACAGCTTCGCTGATGGGGCAATTTTACAAAGAGTATGCTAACACGAGTGTTACCAAAGCCGAGGCACTACGTCGCGCGCAACAAACTTTATTAAAAGATTCCAAATACGAACATCCCTACTTCTGGGCAGCGTATGTTTTAGTAGGCAATTGGTTGTAG